A single genomic interval of Burkholderia sp. HI2500 harbors:
- a CDS encoding LysR family transcriptional regulator gives MVSLDRFAVFRAVVEAGSFTAAATALNQARAAVSFNVKQLEAELGVTLLTRTTRRVELTDAGERFYQRCLRVLEEAEGAIDEVRGEHGGMQGILRVTSTVEYAARVLAPMLHAFTARHPALRVRLETHTSQADLVRDRFDVAIRLGRHEHFLDLPYRGVCLATCDVLAVMAPDLPAKAGLPPPASPGDLARLPQLGHSRLERIAEWMLTDRAGNEHAFRPATKPHVVVDNASVLSELARQGSGVALLPEWLVRDDLESGALVDALPAYRFPQQNVYALYVATRHVPQKVRAWVDFMKAQLQHVH, from the coding sequence ATGGTGAGCCTCGATCGTTTTGCCGTCTTCCGTGCCGTGGTCGAGGCCGGTTCGTTCACGGCCGCCGCCACCGCACTGAACCAGGCGCGGGCAGCCGTCAGCTTCAACGTGAAGCAGCTCGAAGCCGAGCTCGGCGTCACGCTGCTCACGCGGACGACCCGGCGCGTCGAGCTGACCGACGCCGGCGAGCGCTTCTACCAGCGCTGCCTGCGCGTGCTCGAAGAAGCCGAAGGCGCGATCGACGAGGTGCGCGGCGAGCATGGCGGCATGCAGGGCATCCTGCGCGTGACGTCGACGGTCGAGTATGCGGCGCGCGTCCTCGCACCGATGCTGCATGCGTTCACCGCACGGCATCCCGCGTTGCGGGTGCGGCTCGAAACGCACACGTCGCAGGCCGATCTCGTGCGCGACCGCTTCGACGTCGCGATCCGGCTCGGGCGCCACGAGCACTTTCTCGACCTGCCCTATCGCGGTGTCTGCCTCGCCACCTGCGACGTGCTCGCCGTGATGGCGCCCGACCTGCCCGCGAAGGCCGGGCTCCCGCCGCCGGCGTCACCCGGCGATCTGGCCCGCCTGCCGCAGCTCGGCCACAGCCGGCTCGAGCGGATCGCCGAATGGATGCTCACCGATCGCGCGGGCAACGAACATGCGTTTCGACCGGCGACGAAGCCTCACGTCGTCGTCGACAACGCATCGGTGTTGAGCGAACTGGCGCGCCAGGGCAGCGGCGTCGCGCTGCTGCCGGAATGGCTCGTGCGCGACGATCTCGAAAGCGGCGCACTGGTCGATGCACTGCCCGCGTACCGGTTTCCGCAGCAGAACGTCTACGCGCTGTACGTCGCGACGCGGCACGTGCCGCAGAAAGTGCGCGCGTGGGTGGATTTCATGAAAGCGCAGTTGCAGCACGTTCACTGA
- a CDS encoding glutathione S-transferase gives MRYELYYWPEIQGRGEYVRLALEAAEADYVDVARESGRGMGVPAMMRMMDNSKAECVPFAPPFLKAGDVVIGQTANILLFLGARLGLAPADEAGRLWVHQLQLTVADFVTEIHDTHHPIASGLYYEDQQAEAAERAADFLENRLPKFLGYFERVLEQNPHKSGYLAGNALSYADLSLFQLIEGLRYAFPKAMKREERKIAALVALHDRVALHPPVALYLESERRIPFNNMGIFRHYPELDK, from the coding sequence ATGCGATACGAACTGTATTACTGGCCCGAGATCCAGGGCCGGGGCGAGTACGTGCGGCTCGCGCTCGAAGCGGCCGAAGCCGACTATGTCGACGTCGCGCGTGAATCGGGGCGCGGCATGGGCGTGCCGGCAATGATGCGGATGATGGACAACTCGAAGGCGGAATGCGTGCCGTTCGCGCCGCCGTTCCTGAAGGCCGGCGACGTCGTCATCGGGCAGACCGCGAACATCCTGCTGTTTCTCGGCGCGCGGCTGGGGCTCGCGCCCGCCGACGAAGCCGGTCGGCTGTGGGTGCACCAGCTTCAGTTGACCGTCGCCGATTTCGTCACCGAGATCCACGACACGCACCATCCGATCGCAAGCGGCCTCTACTACGAGGATCAGCAGGCGGAAGCCGCCGAGCGTGCTGCCGATTTCCTCGAAAACCGGCTGCCGAAATTCCTCGGCTACTTCGAGCGTGTACTCGAACAGAATCCGCACAAGAGCGGCTACCTCGCCGGCAACGCACTCAGCTATGCGGACCTGTCGTTGTTCCAGTTGATCGAGGGCCTGCGCTACGCGTTTCCGAAAGCGATGAAGCGTGAGGAGCGGAAGATCGCGGCGCTGGTCGCACTGCACGACCGCGTTGCACTGCATCCGCCTGTCGCGCTCTATCTCGAGTCGGAACGCCGCATCCCGTTCAACAACATGGGCATCTTCCGGCACTATCCGGAGCTGGACAAGTAA
- a CDS encoding DUF4440 domain-containing protein encodes MNLPNPYFKEVVDTIVDIECWLSGRAGPERLAMLMARFSPGFSMITMSGTVLDYAGVDALFSHGHGARPGLMIDIDELRGLAVWSDGATIGYRETQTDAQGRRTVRRSTAVFRREADGLIVWRHLHETPVAA; translated from the coding sequence ATGAATCTGCCGAATCCGTATTTCAAGGAAGTCGTCGACACCATCGTCGACATCGAGTGCTGGTTGTCCGGCCGTGCCGGCCCCGAGCGGCTCGCGATGCTGATGGCGCGCTTCTCGCCGGGTTTTTCGATGATCACGATGTCGGGTACGGTGCTCGATTACGCGGGCGTCGATGCGCTGTTTTCACACGGGCACGGCGCGCGACCGGGGCTGATGATCGACATCGACGAGTTGCGCGGGCTCGCCGTATGGTCCGATGGCGCGACGATCGGTTATCGCGAGACGCAGACCGACGCGCAAGGCCGGCGCACGGTGCGGCGCTCGACGGCCGTGTTCCGGCGCGAGGCGGATGGGCTGATCGTGTGGCGTCATCTGCACGAGACGCCGGTCGCCGCGTGA
- a CDS encoding amino acid permease has translation MDALQAAAETPAPSGTTLKRRLQGRHIAMIAIGGSIGTGLFVASGASVAQAGPGGAIAAYIAIGLMVYFVVTGLGEMAALMPVSGSFAIYGEKYVDEGFGVALGWTYWYSWAVTIAIELVAAQIVMRYWFPTVPGIWWGAGFLVLIFLLNTLSVRGFGESEYWFSLIKVVTVVAFIAAGLLIAAGLIGNGHPVGLRNFTTGDAPFVGGVHAMMSVALIAGFSFLGTELVGITAGESENPRKTIPRAVKQIFWRIMLFYVFAIFVIGLLVPYTDPNLLKSDVTDIGVSPFTLVFSHAGFRLAAGAMNLVILTAVLSAGNSGTYAATRMLYNLAAEGRAPAMFATLSPGGVPRNALYATMAVGGLCFLTSLTNNQSIYLWLLNTVGITGFIAWLGIAVCHYRFRKGFLKQGYRLDQLPYRAKWFPFGPLFAIAICIVISLGQDYQAFFAARIDWMEVLSIYVWIPLFVAIWWAYRRARKSRLVRYEEMDIGPWLTRSVEAVDAAATQHGQSH, from the coding sequence ATGGATGCTTTGCAAGCGGCAGCGGAGACGCCCGCACCGTCCGGAACGACGCTGAAGCGCCGTCTGCAGGGCCGCCACATCGCGATGATCGCGATCGGCGGCTCGATCGGCACGGGGTTGTTCGTCGCGTCGGGGGCGTCGGTCGCCCAGGCGGGGCCGGGCGGGGCGATCGCCGCGTATATCGCGATCGGGCTGATGGTGTACTTCGTCGTCACGGGCCTCGGCGAGATGGCCGCGCTGATGCCGGTATCGGGCTCGTTCGCGATCTACGGCGAGAAGTACGTCGACGAAGGCTTCGGCGTCGCGCTCGGCTGGACCTACTGGTACAGCTGGGCCGTGACGATCGCGATCGAGCTGGTCGCCGCGCAGATCGTGATGCGCTACTGGTTTCCAACCGTACCCGGCATCTGGTGGGGCGCCGGATTCCTCGTGCTGATCTTCCTGCTGAATACGCTGTCGGTGCGCGGTTTCGGCGAATCGGAATACTGGTTCTCGCTGATCAAGGTGGTCACCGTGGTCGCGTTCATCGCGGCCGGGTTGCTGATCGCGGCCGGCCTGATCGGGAACGGGCATCCGGTCGGCTTGCGCAACTTCACGACGGGCGACGCGCCGTTCGTCGGTGGTGTGCACGCGATGATGAGCGTCGCGCTGATCGCGGGCTTCTCGTTTCTCGGCACCGAGCTGGTCGGGATCACGGCCGGCGAATCGGAAAACCCGCGCAAGACGATCCCGCGTGCGGTGAAGCAGATCTTCTGGCGGATCATGCTGTTCTACGTGTTCGCGATCTTCGTGATCGGGCTGCTGGTGCCGTATACGGACCCGAACCTGCTGAAGAGCGACGTGACCGACATCGGCGTGAGCCCGTTCACGCTGGTGTTCAGCCATGCGGGCTTCCGGCTCGCGGCCGGCGCGATGAATCTCGTGATCCTGACGGCCGTGCTGTCGGCCGGCAACTCCGGGACTTACGCGGCGACGCGGATGCTGTACAACCTCGCGGCGGAAGGGCGCGCGCCGGCGATGTTCGCGACGCTGTCGCCGGGCGGCGTGCCGCGCAACGCGCTGTACGCGACGATGGCTGTCGGCGGGCTGTGCTTCCTCACGTCGCTGACCAACAACCAGAGCATCTATCTGTGGCTGCTGAATACGGTCGGCATCACCGGCTTCATCGCGTGGCTCGGCATCGCGGTCTGCCATTACCGGTTCCGCAAGGGGTTCCTGAAGCAGGGCTACCGGCTCGATCAGCTGCCGTACCGCGCGAAATGGTTCCCGTTCGGGCCGCTGTTCGCGATCGCGATCTGCATCGTGATCTCGCTCGGGCAGGATTACCAGGCGTTCTTCGCGGCCCGCATCGACTGGATGGAAGTGCTGTCGATCTACGTGTGGATTCCGCTGTTCGTCGCGATCTGGTGGGCGTATCGCCGTGCGCGCAAGAGCCGGCTCGTGCGCTACGAGGAGATGGACATCGGGCCGTGGCTGACGCGTTCGGTCGAAGCCGTCGATGCAGCGGCCACGCAGCACGGGCAGTCGCACTGA
- a CDS encoding cupin domain-containing protein yields the protein MKLGLNESLARLDEEGTLFTTLFRHGTLDVELYRPRIEDKQKPHARDEVYAIATGTSRFVVDGRECEVAAGDVLFVPAHAEHRFIGFSDDFSTWVFFYGPEGGERGA from the coding sequence ATGAAGCTCGGCCTGAACGAATCGCTCGCCCGCCTCGACGAAGAAGGCACGCTGTTCACGACGTTGTTTCGCCACGGCACGCTCGACGTCGAGCTGTACCGGCCGCGCATCGAGGACAAGCAGAAGCCGCACGCGCGCGACGAGGTCTACGCGATCGCCACGGGCACGTCACGCTTCGTCGTCGACGGGCGCGAATGCGAAGTCGCGGCCGGTGACGTGCTATTCGTCCCGGCACACGCCGAACACCGCTTCATCGGCTTCTCCGACGACTTCTCGACGTGGGTGTTCTTCTACGGCCCCGAAGGCGGCGAGCGCGGCGCGTAA
- a CDS encoding MFS transporter translates to MPDRSRIAIVYLLGFAIDLANMFMLNAAYPALQRELHASVAQLAWVGNTYVLGLTVVIPFGTWLARRCGERRVFAASLLLFGLGSAGVGASPSIGALLAWRLVQGLGGGLLIPVGQTMAYRAYPPQARARLTSIVMMVALLVPALSPAIGGAIVDRGSWRAIFFAMLPIAAATCALAFAWLPRDGARDRPPRLDWPGLGLSAAALVALLLGLTAAGQPGGAAFPLAMLVVAVAAGAGYAVHARRAVAPVVDLRLLAQPLLRAGVVVYLCVPGIFTGVNLVASLYLQNALGLSAAHAGALMLPWAIAAFFAIATTRRCFPRHGAKPLFTCGIAIDCVGVALLATPWASVEAVRIAAFAAMGFGASLCTSTSQSAAFVEVPADRMGDASALWNINRQLSFCVGVAALGSALNALLALDAGGPSLAPYRWCFGLAVVLTLLPLGLIARLPAHHAPVAQPVSSHS, encoded by the coding sequence ATGCCAGACCGCTCCAGAATTGCCATCGTCTACCTGCTCGGCTTCGCGATCGATCTCGCGAACATGTTCATGCTGAACGCCGCGTATCCGGCGCTGCAGCGCGAACTGCACGCATCGGTCGCGCAGCTTGCGTGGGTCGGCAACACGTACGTGCTCGGCCTGACCGTCGTGATTCCGTTCGGCACGTGGCTCGCGCGCCGCTGCGGCGAGCGGCGCGTGTTCGCCGCATCGTTGCTGCTGTTCGGGCTCGGCAGTGCGGGCGTCGGCGCGTCGCCTTCGATCGGGGCGCTGCTCGCATGGCGGCTGGTCCAGGGGCTCGGCGGCGGGCTGCTGATCCCGGTCGGGCAGACGATGGCCTATCGCGCGTATCCGCCGCAGGCGCGGGCGCGGCTCACGTCGATCGTGATGATGGTCGCGCTGCTGGTGCCCGCGTTGTCGCCTGCGATCGGCGGGGCCATCGTCGATCGCGGGTCGTGGCGCGCGATCTTCTTCGCGATGTTGCCGATCGCGGCCGCGACCTGCGCGCTCGCGTTCGCGTGGCTGCCGCGCGACGGTGCGCGTGACCGGCCGCCGCGGCTCGACTGGCCGGGGCTCGGGCTGAGTGCGGCGGCGCTCGTCGCGTTGCTGCTCGGGCTGACCGCCGCGGGGCAGCCCGGCGGCGCGGCATTCCCGCTGGCGATGCTGGTGGTGGCCGTCGCGGCAGGCGCCGGCTATGCGGTGCATGCGCGTCGGGCCGTGGCACCGGTGGTCGACCTGCGCCTGCTTGCGCAGCCGCTGCTGAGGGCCGGCGTGGTGGTCTATCTGTGCGTGCCGGGCATCTTTACCGGGGTCAACCTCGTCGCGTCGCTCTATCTGCAGAATGCGCTCGGATTGAGCGCCGCGCATGCCGGCGCGCTGATGCTGCCGTGGGCGATCGCGGCGTTCTTCGCGATCGCGACCACGCGCCGCTGTTTTCCGCGCCACGGCGCGAAGCCGCTGTTCACGTGCGGCATCGCGATCGATTGCGTCGGCGTCGCGTTGCTCGCGACGCCGTGGGCCAGCGTCGAAGCCGTGCGCATCGCGGCGTTCGCGGCGATGGGGTTCGGGGCGAGCCTATGCACGAGCACGTCGCAGAGCGCGGCGTTCGTCGAGGTGCCGGCCGACCGGATGGGCGACGCGAGCGCGCTGTGGAACATCAACCGGCAGTTGAGTTTTTGTGTCGGCGTGGCCGCGCTCGGCAGCGCGCTCAATGCGTTGCTGGCGCTCGATGCGGGCGGCCCGTCGCTTGCACCGTACCGCTGGTGCTTCGGGCTGGCGGTCGTGTTGACGTTGCTGCCGCTCGGCCTGATCGCGCGGCTTCCCGCGCACCATGCGCCGGTCGCGCAACCCGTTTCATCCCATTCCTGA
- a CDS encoding dimethylarginine dimethylaminohydrolase family protein yields MQFTQAIVRRPAPSCGAGLTTAELGAPDYDKTLTQFHAYCDALRTLGVALTELLPLEAFPDSHFVEDTAVVTPEFAVITRPGAPARRGETVHIEAALAAHRDLLPMQAGRLDGGDVMQVGKRFYIGLTGRTDADGIAAFDALVSRYGYSVVAVPVGAGLHLKSVVNALGDDTLLVTEALAAHPAFADYRRITISAADEYAGNTLRVNGTLITPAGYPRVHDAIASLGLPLHVIDTSEFRKMDGGLTCLSLRF; encoded by the coding sequence ATGCAATTCACGCAAGCGATCGTTCGCCGCCCCGCGCCGTCCTGTGGCGCGGGCCTGACCACCGCCGAACTCGGCGCGCCCGATTATGACAAGACGCTCACCCAGTTCCACGCGTATTGCGACGCGCTGCGCACGCTCGGCGTCGCGCTGACCGAACTGCTGCCGCTGGAGGCATTCCCCGATTCGCACTTCGTCGAGGACACCGCGGTCGTGACACCCGAATTCGCGGTGATCACGCGCCCCGGTGCGCCGGCGCGGCGTGGCGAGACGGTGCACATCGAAGCGGCGCTGGCCGCGCATCGCGACCTGCTGCCGATGCAGGCGGGCCGGCTCGACGGCGGTGACGTGATGCAGGTCGGCAAGCGTTTCTACATCGGCCTGACGGGCCGTACCGACGCCGACGGCATCGCCGCATTCGACGCGCTCGTGTCGCGCTACGGCTATTCCGTCGTCGCGGTGCCGGTGGGCGCCGGCCTGCATCTCAAGTCGGTCGTCAACGCGCTCGGCGACGACACGCTGCTCGTCACCGAAGCGCTGGCCGCGCATCCGGCCTTCGCTGACTATCGCCGGATCACGATCTCGGCCGCCGACGAATACGCGGGCAACACGCTGCGCGTGAACGGCACGCTGATCACGCCGGCCGGCTACCCGCGCGTGCACGATGCGATCGCGTCGCTCGGGCTGCCGCTGCACGTGATCGATACGAGCGAGTTCCGCAAGATGGACGGCGGCCTGACCTGCCTGTCGCTGCGGTTCTAG
- a CDS encoding DUF1479 domain-containing protein encodes MHLTIDDLPAAIRTAKRALRADLPGYAATFRELEGDIARQVDAIRRAHANGHDVIPVVPFADIAQGTVDPHAVAAIRTHGAVVIRGVFDAQQARDWNDEIGAYLDANRFTDRLHARAEDRYFGNLASGKPQIYGVYWSKPQVAARQSPALTQARVFLNRLWRHADGGRTHFDPDQVPAYADRIRRRPPGSTSLGLSPHVDGGSVERWLGANFRRVYRHVLAGRWRDYDPFDAAFRPDVEEIPSPAVCSMFRTFQGWTALTPQGPGDGTLQLIPVANAMAYVVLRALQDDVADDDLCGARPGRALSIRPEWHALLLDALVPIPHMEPGDAVFWHGDVVHAVEDAHRGSGDSNVMYIAAAPGCAKNDAYLQRQRAAFLRGESPPDFPADHFEVEFDGRGGEGDLTALGRSQMGFGAGE; translated from the coding sequence ATGCACCTGACGATTGACGATCTGCCAGCCGCGATCCGCACGGCAAAACGGGCGCTGCGCGCCGACCTGCCCGGTTATGCGGCCACGTTCCGCGAACTGGAGGGCGACATCGCGCGGCAGGTCGACGCGATTCGCCGCGCGCATGCGAATGGCCATGACGTGATTCCGGTGGTGCCGTTCGCGGACATCGCGCAGGGAACCGTCGATCCGCACGCGGTTGCCGCGATCCGCACCCACGGCGCGGTCGTGATCCGTGGCGTATTCGACGCGCAGCAGGCGCGCGACTGGAACGACGAGATCGGCGCGTATCTCGACGCGAACCGTTTCACCGATCGGCTGCACGCGCGCGCCGAAGACCGCTATTTCGGCAATCTCGCGTCGGGTAAGCCGCAGATCTACGGCGTCTACTGGTCGAAGCCGCAGGTGGCTGCGCGCCAGTCGCCTGCGCTCACGCAGGCGCGCGTGTTCCTGAACCGTCTGTGGCGGCATGCAGACGGCGGGCGTACGCATTTCGATCCCGACCAGGTGCCGGCCTATGCGGACCGGATTCGCCGCCGCCCGCCCGGCTCGACGTCGCTCGGGCTGTCGCCGCACGTCGACGGCGGTTCGGTCGAACGCTGGCTCGGCGCGAATTTCCGCCGGGTCTACCGTCACGTGCTGGCCGGCCGCTGGCGCGATTACGACCCGTTCGACGCGGCGTTCCGTCCCGACGTCGAGGAGATTCCGTCGCCGGCCGTGTGCTCGATGTTCCGCACCTTCCAGGGCTGGACCGCGCTGACGCCGCAGGGGCCCGGCGACGGCACGCTGCAGTTGATCCCGGTGGCGAACGCGATGGCCTACGTCGTGCTGCGTGCGCTGCAGGACGACGTGGCCGACGACGACCTGTGCGGCGCGCGTCCGGGCCGCGCGCTGTCGATCCGGCCCGAATGGCACGCGCTGCTGCTCGACGCGCTGGTGCCGATCCCGCACATGGAGCCGGGCGATGCGGTGTTCTGGCACGGCGACGTCGTGCACGCGGTCGAGGATGCGCACCGCGGCAGCGGCGACAGCAACGTGATGTACATCGCGGCCGCGCCCGGTTGCGCGAAGAACGACGCGTACCTGCAGCGCCAGCGCGCTGCGTTCCTGCGCGGCGAGAGCCCGCCCGATTTCCCGGCCGATCATTTCGAGGTCGAATTCGACGGACGGGGCGGGGAGGGCGATCTCACGGCGCTCGGCCGTTCGCAGATGGGGTTCGGGGCGGGCGAGTAG
- a CDS encoding Lrp/AsnC family transcriptional regulator, with protein MTDKKMQLDKIDLRILDILRTDGRISYRKLSELVNLTPRPCQARVERLEALGVIEGYRAVIKAPRATKPIVVIAQITLADHGRSQAPFEDEMRANPAVLDCWLVSGTFDFLVRLACEDLDEYRRIANLWLESPRFRIEKIVTTAELQAIKRSVV; from the coding sequence ATGACCGACAAGAAGATGCAGCTCGACAAGATCGATCTCCGGATCCTCGACATCCTGCGCACCGACGGGCGGATTTCCTACCGGAAGCTGTCCGAGCTCGTGAACCTCACGCCGCGGCCGTGCCAGGCGCGCGTGGAGCGGCTCGAGGCGCTTGGGGTGATCGAAGGGTACCGCGCGGTGATCAAGGCGCCGCGCGCGACCAAGCCGATCGTCGTGATCGCGCAGATCACGCTGGCCGACCACGGGCGTTCGCAGGCGCCGTTCGAGGATGAAATGCGGGCGAATCCGGCGGTGCTCGATTGCTGGCTCGTCAGCGGCACGTTCGATTTTCTCGTGCGGCTCGCGTGCGAGGATCTCGACGAGTACCGGCGGATCGCGAACCTGTGGCTGGAAAGCCCGCGGTTCCGGATCGAGAAGATCGTGACGACGGCCGAACTGCAGGCGATCAAGCGCAGCGTCGTGTGA
- a CDS encoding entericidin A/B family lipoprotein, which yields MTASKIIARLVAALALAGLGFSLAGCNTVQGFGQDVNAAGSALKRAAE from the coding sequence GTGACGGCATCGAAAATCATTGCGCGGCTGGTTGCCGCGCTGGCGCTCGCAGGGTTGGGCTTCAGCCTCGCGGGCTGCAATACCGTCCAGGGCTTCGGGCAGGACGTCAACGCCGCCGGCAGCGCGCTGAAGCGCGCCGCGGAGTGA
- a CDS encoding VOC family protein, giving the protein MFSHVCVGVADTARAYDFYAPLFAELGLRLKFREPDGWSGWMPADTDRPLFFFGHPLDGRAPEPGNGHTIAFVAPTRAHVDRCHALALRHGGTCEGPPGLRPDYHRDYYGAYFRDPDGNKLCVVCHRPE; this is encoded by the coding sequence ATGTTTTCACATGTTTGCGTCGGGGTGGCCGACACCGCGCGCGCCTACGATTTCTACGCGCCGCTGTTCGCGGAACTCGGGCTGCGCCTGAAATTCCGCGAGCCGGACGGCTGGTCGGGCTGGATGCCGGCCGACACCGACCGGCCGCTGTTCTTCTTCGGCCACCCGCTCGACGGCCGCGCGCCCGAGCCGGGCAATGGCCACACGATCGCATTCGTTGCGCCGACCCGCGCGCACGTCGATCGCTGCCACGCGCTCGCGCTGCGCCACGGCGGCACCTGCGAAGGGCCGCCGGGCCTGCGGCCGGACTATCACCGCGACTACTACGGCGCCTATTTCCGCGATCCGGACGGCAACAAGCTGTGCGTGGTCTGCCATCGTCCCGAGTAA
- a CDS encoding Tat pathway signal protein, which yields MQTRRHFLASVSASASALAATGAASAPAFASDAPVSDAELQRQMLGKLTNELTDRAAADETGYLFEPFFSWLPPTVQTTAINTIAAFSFGSRAAAATGAAPVPGPVNEAIADAVFLLHQKVAVRIFAQQEVASVLASKYGLTAGVTSIATPALAAGSPIPTPDGVAAAIVKQAGSAAALGNVGVVTHADQASLAVRVSNAAGMQAAVPAGLALPSLYDASAQMPALRRRDLYLLSNVGVQLGMLRLDLINREYPNG from the coding sequence ATGCAGACCCGCCGCCATTTTCTCGCTTCCGTTTCCGCTTCCGCTTCCGCGCTGGCCGCGACCGGTGCCGCCAGTGCGCCGGCCTTCGCGAGCGACGCGCCTGTTTCAGACGCCGAACTGCAACGCCAGATGCTCGGCAAGCTGACGAATGAACTGACCGACCGCGCCGCCGCCGACGAGACCGGCTACCTGTTCGAACCGTTTTTCTCGTGGCTGCCGCCGACCGTCCAGACCACGGCCATCAACACGATTGCCGCCTTCAGCTTCGGCAGTCGCGCCGCGGCGGCGACCGGTGCCGCGCCGGTGCCGGGCCCGGTGAACGAGGCGATTGCCGACGCCGTGTTCCTGCTGCACCAGAAGGTTGCCGTGCGGATCTTCGCGCAGCAGGAAGTCGCGAGCGTGCTCGCGTCGAAATACGGGCTGACGGCCGGCGTGACGTCGATCGCGACCCCGGCCCTGGCCGCCGGCAGCCCGATACCGACGCCGGACGGCGTCGCTGCCGCGATCGTCAAGCAGGCCGGCTCGGCTGCGGCACTCGGCAACGTCGGTGTCGTCACCCATGCGGATCAGGCGTCGCTTGCCGTGCGCGTGTCGAATGCCGCGGGGATGCAGGCCGCGGTGCCGGCGGGCCTGGCGCTGCCGTCGCTTTACGACGCGTCCGCGCAGATGCCGGCATTGCGGCGCCGCGATCTCTACCTGCTGAGCAACGTCGGCGTGCAACTGGGCATGCTGCGGCTCGACCTGATCAACCGCGAATACCCGAACGGCTGA
- the leuC gene encoding 3-isopropylmalate dehydratase large subunit, whose protein sequence is MAQTLYDKLWNTHVVHTEEDGTTLLYIDRQLLHEVTSPQAFEGLKMAQRPVWRISANLAVSDHNVPTTDRSHGIADPVSKLQVDTLDANCDAFGITQFKMNDVRQGIVHIIGPEQGATLPGMTIVCGDSHTSTHGAFGALAHGIGTSEVEHVLATQTLLQKKSKNMLVKVEGTLPRGCTAKDIVLAIIGKIGTAGGTGYAIEFGGSTIRALTMEGRMTVCNMAIEAGARAGMVAVDDTTIDYLLGRPFVPTGAEWDQAVEYWRQFKSDDGAQFDRVVELNAAEIVPQVTWGTSPEMVTSIDGRVPDPEREKDPVKRDAMERALAYMALEPNTPIESIKVDKIFIGSCTNARIEDIRAAAYVVKKLNRRVASNVRLAMVVPGSGLVKAQAEREGLDKVFTDAGFEWREPGCSMCLAMNADRLEPGERCASTSNRNFEGRQGAGGRTHLVSPAMAAAAAIEGHFVDIRQLG, encoded by the coding sequence ATGGCACAGACTCTCTACGACAAACTGTGGAACACCCACGTGGTCCACACCGAGGAAGACGGCACGACCCTGCTCTACATCGACCGTCAGCTGCTGCATGAAGTCACGAGCCCGCAGGCGTTCGAAGGGCTGAAGATGGCGCAGCGTCCGGTGTGGCGCATCAGCGCGAACCTGGCCGTGTCGGACCACAACGTGCCGACCACCGATCGCAGCCACGGCATCGCCGATCCCGTCTCGAAGCTCCAGGTCGACACGCTCGACGCGAACTGCGATGCGTTCGGCATCACGCAGTTCAAGATGAACGACGTGCGCCAGGGCATCGTCCACATCATCGGGCCGGAACAGGGCGCGACGCTGCCGGGCATGACGATCGTGTGCGGCGATTCGCATACGTCGACGCACGGCGCGTTCGGTGCGCTCGCGCACGGCATCGGCACGTCGGAAGTCGAGCACGTGCTCGCCACGCAAACCCTGCTGCAGAAGAAGAGCAAGAACATGCTCGTGAAGGTCGAGGGCACGCTGCCGCGCGGTTGTACCGCGAAGGACATCGTGCTCGCGATCATCGGCAAGATCGGCACGGCCGGCGGCACGGGCTACGCGATCGAATTCGGCGGCTCGACGATCCGCGCGCTGACGATGGAAGGCCGCATGACCGTCTGCAACATGGCGATCGAGGCCGGTGCGCGCGCCGGCATGGTTGCCGTCGACGACACGACGATCGATTACCTGTTGGGCCGCCCGTTCGTGCCGACCGGCGCGGAATGGGACCAGGCCGTCGAATACTGGCGCCAGTTCAAGTCGGACGACGGCGCGCAGTTCGATCGCGTGGTCGAGCTGAACGCCGCCGAAATCGTCCCGCAGGTCACGTGGGGCACGTCGCCGGAAATGGTCACGTCGATCGACGGCCGCGTGCCCGATCCCGAGCGCGAGAAGGATCCGGTCAAGCGCGATGCGATGGAGCGTGCGCTGGCGTACATGGCGCTCGAGCCGAACACGCCGATCGAATCGATCAAGGTCGACAAGATCTTCATCGGCTCGTGCACGAACGCGCGAATCGAAGACATCCGCGCAGCCGCGTATGTCGTGAAGAAGCTGAACCGTCGCGTCGCGTCGAACGTGCGGCTTGCGATGGTCGTGCCGGGCTCGGGCCTCGTGAAGGCACAGGCCGAGCGCGAAGGGCTCGACAAGGTGTTCACGGACGCCGGCTTCGAATGGCGCGAGCCGGGCTGCTCGATGTGCCTCGCGATGAATGCCGACCGGCTCGAGCCGGGCGAGCGCTGCGCGTCGACGTCGAACCGCAACTTCGAAGGCCGGCAGGGCGCGGGCGGTCGCACGCACCTCGTGAGCCCCGCGATGGCGGCAGCCGCGGCCATCGAAGGTCACTTCGTCGACATTCGCCAGCTGGGGTGA